AGTTATCTGGATGGGGAACAGGCGCAGTCCGCGTTCGTGCACCCGACATTTCAATTGACCACGCCTATCTATTCACAGCTGATAGGGCAAGGCTTTCGCCGCAGTGGCGATCAGGTCTATGCTCCGAGATGTCTTCAGTGTTCTGCCTGTATTCCGGCGAGGCTGGCAATCGATGAGTTCAAAATCAGCAGAAGCCAGAAGCGCTGCCTTAAGAAAAACGATCAAACCCAAGTCATCGTAAAGCCGCCTGTTTTTGAGCAACAGCATTATGATTTATATATGCGTTACCAGAAAATGAGACACGGCGATGGTTCCATGGCGCATTCCAGTCCCGATGAGTATCTCAGTTTTCTGAGCAGCTCGTGGTGCGATACTCGTTTCGTGGAATTTTCGATCAACAACCGGCTGGCAGGCATAGCGGTAGTTGATTACCTTGATGATGCCTTATCGGCTGTTTATACATTTTTTGATCCAGAACTTTCAAGTTACAGCCTCGGCGTTTATGCC
This is a stretch of genomic DNA from Methylobacter sp. YRD-M1. It encodes these proteins:
- a CDS encoding arginyltransferase, translating into MTRISIPLFLTQEYDCSYLDGEQAQSAFVHPTFQLTTPIYSQLIGQGFRRSGDQVYAPRCLQCSACIPARLAIDEFKISRSQKRCLKKNDQTQVIVKPPVFEQQHYDLYMRYQKMRHGDGSMAHSSPDEYLSFLSSSWCDTRFVEFSINNRLAGIAVVDYLDDALSAVYTFFDPELSSYSLGVYAVLWQIEQAKRQQRKYLYLGFWIKDCKKMSYKREYQPLQLFNNNCWTELSF